In Streptomyces sp. HUAS ZL42, the DNA window CCGTCGTACCCTCCCTGACCAGAGCCCCGGAACCCACATAGGCCCCGCGCTCCAGCCGCGCTCCCCCGCCCAGGCGGACGCCGGAGGCGAGGGTGGCGCAGTCCTCGACCACGTCGTCATGGGTGAGGACGACGTGCGGCATCACCGCGACGTGCGCGCCCACCCGCACGGCGGCGGTCAGCACGCAGTGCGCGAGCAGGACCGAGCCGGGCCCCACCTGCGAGGTCGCCGACACCGCCGCCGTCGGATGGATCACGGTGGCGTAGCGGTCCGCGGGCAGGCCGAGCCTGCGGACCAGGCGGGCGCGGGCCGCGTAGTCCCTGGGATTGCCCACGCAGATGACCACCCGGGCCTCGGGCAGGTCGTGGACCAGGTCGCAGCCGCCGAGCACGGGCACGCCGTCCACCTCGGTGCCGTGCAGCGCGGTGTTGTCGTCGAGGTGCCCGAGCAGCTTGACGTCACCCGCGTCCTGTACGGCCT includes these proteins:
- a CDS encoding acetyltransferase, which codes for MNGLLIVGAGGFARETAQAVQDAGDVKLLGHLDDNTALHGTEVDGVPVLGGCDLVHDLPEARVVICVGNPRDYAARARLVRRLGLPADRYATVIHPTAAVSATSQVGPGSVLLAHCVLTAAVRVGAHVAVMPHVVLTHDDVVEDCATLASGVRLGGGARLERGAYVGSGALVREGTTVGAWSLIGMGSSVLGDVPPGEVWVGSPARRLRGADAPALDELATRTVGGPLT